A single Caretta caretta isolate rCarCar2 chromosome 2, rCarCar1.hap1, whole genome shotgun sequence DNA region contains:
- the LOC125632148 gene encoding transmembrane protein 14C, with protein sequence MGLDWIGFGYAALVTSGGIIGYAKAGSVPSLAAGLLFGSLAGLGAYQLSQNPKNVWLSLIASGTLTGVMGMRFYNSGKVMPAGLIAGASLLMVGRLGLKMIEKPHDP encoded by the exons ATGGGTTTGGACTGGATAGGCTTTGGCTATGCAGCATTGGTTACATCAGGTGGAATAATTGGCTACGCAAAAGCAG GTAGTGTCCCATCTCTAGCTGCTGGTCTTCTTTTCGGGAGCTTAGCTGGACTGGGTGCTTACCAGCTGTCTCAGAATCCAAAAAATGTGTGGCTTTCTCTGA TTGCATCTGGAACACTGACTGGAGTTATGGGAATGAGATTTTACAACTCTGGAAAAGTCATGCCTGCAGGATTAATTGCTGGTGCCAG TCTGTTAATGGTTGGGAGACTTGGACTGAAGATGATTGAAAAGCCCCATGATCCATAA